The following proteins are encoded in a genomic region of Sorangiineae bacterium MSr12523:
- a CDS encoding DUF418 domain-containing protein, with amino-acid sequence MSLDASVAAELPVVEERTRAPIERQARIADIDVIRGAALFGVLMCNLAFCYRTPLFAHGGPRYDSGLEHWVSTFELVFLSDKAMTLFSMLFGAGLTIFYERASARSSGAMGLLARRLFFLSLFGFLHMFLLWNGDILVDYATAGLCALAFMKRRAWVLWVGIVVLTLFPVLGEFWPALRDAAYGMDSAKHYEDAIPIYGHGTYLDIVRYRCHEAVVYMWRAYIFYWPGTMRNMLVGMLVWRSGILRTPLAHARALRWTALIGIVVGLVYPVVRTIHYEIHHRSLFPPNSVWRPALSAISAPLLALGYAAGILLLLHRGGLGQRAFAALAPVGRMAFTNYLTQSMVFSTVFYGYGLGLIGQVGYTVPALMGISFYALQCVVSTYWLRHFRFGPFEWVWRCLTYGRWQPMRLATAPS; translated from the coding sequence TCCGCGGTGCTGCGCTATTCGGCGTTCTGATGTGCAATCTGGCCTTTTGCTACCGCACGCCATTGTTTGCCCACGGCGGCCCGCGTTACGACAGTGGCCTGGAGCATTGGGTCTCCACCTTCGAGCTGGTCTTCCTGTCGGACAAAGCGATGACGCTTTTTTCGATGCTGTTCGGCGCCGGTTTGACCATCTTCTACGAACGGGCGAGCGCCCGCAGTTCCGGTGCCATGGGGCTTTTGGCGCGCCGGTTGTTCTTCTTATCCCTCTTTGGCTTTTTGCACATGTTCCTGCTCTGGAACGGTGACATCCTGGTCGATTATGCGACCGCGGGCCTCTGCGCCCTCGCGTTCATGAAGCGGCGCGCCTGGGTGCTCTGGGTGGGCATCGTGGTGCTCACGCTCTTTCCGGTATTGGGCGAGTTCTGGCCGGCGTTGCGGGACGCGGCCTATGGGATGGACTCTGCCAAGCATTACGAGGATGCCATTCCCATCTATGGGCACGGTACCTATTTGGACATCGTTCGATATCGATGCCACGAAGCCGTCGTGTACATGTGGCGGGCGTACATCTTCTATTGGCCCGGCACGATGCGAAACATGCTCGTGGGCATGCTGGTCTGGCGCTCGGGTATTTTGCGCACACCGCTGGCGCACGCGCGCGCGTTGCGGTGGACGGCGCTCATCGGCATCGTGGTGGGCCTGGTATATCCCGTGGTCCGAACGATTCATTACGAGATTCACCATCGGTCGCTCTTTCCGCCGAATAGCGTGTGGAGGCCCGCGTTGAGCGCGATCTCGGCGCCACTCTTGGCGCTGGGGTACGCGGCGGGGATTCTCTTGCTCCTTCACCGAGGCGGTTTGGGGCAAAGGGCCTTCGCGGCATTGGCGCCGGTGGGGCGCATGGCGTTTACGAATTACCTGACCCAGAGCATGGTCTTTTCCACGGTCTTTTATGGATATGGCCTGGGGCTCATTGGCCAGGTTGGATACACCGTTCCAGCGCTCATGGGGATTTCGTTCTATGCCCTCCAATGCGTGGTGAGCACCTATTGGTTGCGCCACTTTCGATTCGGGCCCTTCGAATGGGTGTGGCGCTGCCTCACCTACGGGCGATGGCAGCCCATGCGCCTGGCTACGGCGCCATCGTAA
- a CDS encoding queuosine precursor transporter, with amino-acid sequence MTAPAVAVGKIGNSVSRVGIAAVGAYVGAQVIADITSVKIGTVFGLAVDMGTWIYPITFTLRDVVHKALGRHAARTLVLTAAAVNLAMAAYLQWVARQPSDPSYALGNEFAAVLGPLWRIAIASILAEVVSELLDTEVYHWFVRRVTTRHQWARVALSNAASIPVDNVVFAVGAFGALPFLKDHPLTLPWPAVWSIFLVNLTVKGAVSALSLPLIYVSADRDWHADPEDA; translated from the coding sequence ATGACAGCGCCTGCGGTGGCGGTTGGAAAGATTGGAAACTCTGTATCGCGTGTGGGCATCGCGGCCGTGGGCGCGTACGTCGGGGCGCAGGTGATTGCGGACATCACCAGCGTCAAAATCGGGACCGTCTTCGGCTTGGCCGTGGATATGGGGACGTGGATTTATCCCATCACGTTCACCTTGCGGGATGTCGTCCACAAGGCGCTGGGGCGACATGCGGCACGCACGCTGGTGCTCACCGCGGCTGCAGTCAATCTGGCCATGGCGGCGTATTTGCAATGGGTGGCCCGTCAGCCGAGCGATCCCAGCTATGCTTTGGGAAACGAATTTGCGGCGGTGTTGGGGCCATTGTGGCGGATCGCCATCGCCTCCATCCTGGCCGAGGTGGTGAGCGAGTTGCTCGACACGGAGGTGTACCATTGGTTCGTTCGCCGGGTGACGACGCGCCATCAATGGGCGCGGGTTGCGCTTTCGAATGCGGCCTCCATTCCGGTCGACAACGTGGTCTTTGCCGTGGGAGCCTTTGGGGCGTTGCCGTTTCTAAAGGACCATCCGCTGACGTTGCCGTGGCCCGCGGTGTGGTCCATCTTCTTGGTGAACCTCACGGTGAAGGGCGCCGTGTCGGCGCTCAGCTTGCCGCTCATTTACGTTTCCGCCGATCGCGATTGGCATGCAGATCCCGAAGATGCCTAA